A portion of the Oncorhynchus nerka isolate Pitt River linkage group LG27, Oner_Uvic_2.0, whole genome shotgun sequence genome contains these proteins:
- the LOC115111492 gene encoding BICD family-like cargo adapter 1: protein MSSSCLDLHTSKAAISAPPELDSDCMEHPVDQGNKTPQEKGGFQGHSLLHTGSGGLGMALEEELAMLTGEQDDEEEEELSELETPVIGQNTDLLSLLRQKEKDLVLAAKLGKALLERNQDLTKQYEKINKDLNDKLEHHEQEKHELRRRLENREGEWGDRVAELEIDVQQLQGELERHQVQLREADRDKSTAMRELSEENHRLLEQLNRATDVERQLSAQVHSLRDDFREKSISTNQHMTRLESLQAEQGLEIKMLSERKRELERRVNAVLEEHELLQNTVDDLRERTLVLEKHHHEKDLQLRQSQLELQEVRVSHRHLSARFEELTEERSLQGLSPHPASLLCEIEQSMEQEEQEQEREQLRLQLWEAYCQVRSLVSHLRGNDITDSALSTDSSMDESSEAYSAKDVPMGSLHASLLELRRLTQNLLDGNESTGSRRSDEEALEDQVRKLGEELRGVRELYQAEQDRTRNSQEEVLQLHNQMAMLSVEMCSVQEESERIRAMSEARDPSEQLQSAIRDRDDAISKKKAVEMELAKCKIDIMSLNSQLLDAIQQKLNLSQQLEAWQDDMHSMIDQQLMEKHQEEWRVTPYTLAGPSGGRGGPSGQSSRRASRLSDGDKRLFSFFKKN from the exons ATGTCATCTTCCTGCCTCGACCTGCACACATCTAAGGCTGCGATTTCAGCACCACCCGAGCTGGACAGCGACTGCATGGAGCACCCCGTGGATCAGGGCAACAAAACCCCACAAGAAAAGGGAGGATTTCAGGGCCACTCGCTGCTACACACCGGCTCTGGAGGCCTCGGGATGGCGTTGGAAGAGGAATTAGCCATGCTTACTGGGGAGCAGGAcgacgaggaggaggaagagttgTCCGAATTGGAGACGCCTGTAATTGGACAGAATACAGACTTGTTGTCGCTCCTCCGTCAAAAAGAAAAGGACTTGGTTTTAGCTGCTAAACTAGGCAAGGCTCTGCTAGAGCGTAACCAAGACCTGACTAAGCAATATGAGAAAATTAACAAAGATCTTAACGATAAACTAGAG CATCATGAGCAGGAGAAGCACGAGCTGCGGCGGCGGTTGGAGAAtagggagggggagtggggggaCCGCGTGGCGGAGCTGGAGATAGATGTCCAGCAGCTGCAAGGAGAGCTGGAGCGCCATCAGGTCCAGCTGAGAGAGGCAGACCGCGACAAGTCCACGGCTATGAGGGAGCTGTCAGAAGAGAACCACCGCCTGCTGGAGCAACTTAACCGG GCTACAGATGTGGAGAGGCAGCTGTCCGCTCAGGTCCACTCATTACGGGACGACTTCAGAGAGAAGAGCATCTCTACCAACCAGCATATGACACGACTAGAGAGCCTACAGGCTGAG CAAGGGCTAGAA ATTAAGATGCTGTCGGAGCGTAAGAGAGAGCTGGAGCGTCGGGTTAACGCTGTGCTAGAGGAACACGAGCTACTTCAGAACACTGTTGACGACCTGAGGGAAAGAACGCTAGTGCTGGAGAAACATCACCACGAGAAGGACTTACAG TTACGACAGAGCCAGCTGGAGCTCCAGGAGGTCCGGGTGTCCCACAGACATCTGAGTGCCCGTTTTGAGGAGCTCACAGAGGAGAGAAGTCTACAAGGCCTCAGCCCACACCCTGCCAGCCTACTCTGTGAGATAGAACAGAGCATGGAGcaagaggagcaggaacaggagagggagcag CTTCGTCTCCAGCTGTGGGAGGCCTACTGCCAGGTGCGCTCGCTTGTCTCCCACCTGCGGGGCAACGACATCACAGACTCAGCCCTGTCCACAGACTCCTCCATGGACGAGTCCTCAGAGGCATACTCAGCCAAGGACGTTCCCATGGGGAGCCTGCATGCCAGTCTACTGGAGCTACGCAGACTCACACAGAACCTGCTAGACGGAAACGAGTCCACG GGTTCTCGCCGTAGTGACGAGGAGGCTCTGGAAGACCAGGTTCGAAAGCTTGGGGAAGAgctgagaggagtgagagagctgTACCAAGCAGAGCAGGATAGAACACGGAACAGCCAAGAAGAGGTTCTACAACTCCATAATCAG ATGGCGATGCTCTCTGTGGAGATGTGCTCTGTACAGGAGGAGAGTGAGCGTATAAGGGCCATGTCTGAAGCACGAGACCCCAGTGAACAGCTCCAAAGTGCTATACGAGACCGAGATGACGCTATTTCCAA GAAGAAAGCGGTGGAGATGGAGCTGGCCAAGTGTAAGATAGATATCATGTCTCTGAACAGCCAGCTCCTGGATGCCATCCAGCAGAAGCTGAACCTATCACAGCAGCTGGAGGCCTGGCAg